In Silene latifolia isolate original U9 population chromosome X, ASM4854445v1, whole genome shotgun sequence, the following proteins share a genomic window:
- the LOC141622480 gene encoding putative L-gulonolactone oxidase 4 produces the protein MSSVLRFNVITIYLIFWFQLVHCFLPQEPVKCSNGNSNCTVTNAVGSFADRSLCRVADIVYPDNEDQLISHVRDAVMAHRNIKVVTKYGHSFTKLVCPDGEDGLVISTNNLNKVVNIDVAQKTMTVQSGMILDQFIDVAAKVGLALPHSPYWAGVTVGGMISTASHGSSLHGLGSAVHDYVIGLTIVSPGGRDDNYVKVRKLDAGDEDLKAAKVSLGVLGVISEVTFKLQPLFKRSLAFTARSDIDLVDKALTFGHEHEFGDMVWYPTQRKVIYRIDDRVPTTIPGDGVYDFIGFRSTLKPVIETIRATEVLEESLGLARLRCINAKTVSTASQTVAFGLTENGYTSTPGYPVIGYQNKIQASAGCLNDDQLGYCSWDPRINGEFSYSNGFTLPMSKVKSFIVDIQKLVNAKPTSFCGLEMYNGILMRYVTASSAHLGNDEDGIEFDISYYRSREYLGPSIDSDILDEIEQMAIFKYNALPHWGKNRNVAFEGVINKYKDGNKFLDVKKRYDPLGLFSSEWTDQILGLKSGVATKEVGCGREGLCVCSDDNDCGSGYSCQSGRVYTMAKVCRKMISNEVMAE, from the exons ATGTCTTCTGTTTTACGGTTTAATGTTATTACAATATACTTAATCTTTTGGTTCCAATTAGTTCATTGTTTTCTTCCTCAAGAGCCTGTTAAATGTTCTAATGGTAATTCCAACTGCACCGTCACCAATGCCGTCGGCTCTTTCGCTGACCGGAGTTTATGTCGGGTGGCCGACATCGTGTACCCTGATAATGAAGATCAACTCATTTCTCACGTTAGAGATGCCGTCATGGCTCACAGGAACATCAAG GTGGTGACTAAATACGGTCACAGCTTTACCAAGTTAGTATGTCCAGATGGAGAAGATGGGCTAGTCATAAGCACAAATAACCTCAACAAAGTGGTCAACATTGACGTAGCCCAAAAAACAATGACGGTACAAAGTGGGATGATACTTGACCAATTTATAGACGTGGCGGCAAAAGTGGGCCTAGCCCTACCTCATTCTCCTTATTGGGCCGGTGTTACTGTTGGTGGCATGATCTCAACCGCTTCCCATGGAAGCTCTTTACACGGCCTTGGTAGTGCCGTGCATGACTATGTCATTGGCCTTACCATTGTCAGTCCTGGTGGCCGAGACGATAACTATGTTAAGGTCAGGAAGCTTGATGCTGGAGATGAAGATCTTAAGGCCGCTAAGGTCTCCCTTGGTGTTCTTGGGGTCATTTCTGAG GTGACTTTCAAATTACAACCCTTATTCAAGAGAAGCCTCGCATTCACAGCAAGAAGCGACATTGACTTAGTCGATAAGGCGTTGACTTTTGGGCATGAGCATGAATTTGGTGACATGGTTTGGTATCCAACTCAAAGGAAGGTTATATATAGGATCGATGACAGAGTTCCTACGACAATCCCCGGCGATGGTGTCTATGACTTCATCGGATTTCGCTCTACTCTTAAACCCGTAATAGAAACAATTAGAGCTACAG AGGTTTTAGAAGAGTCACTCGGGTTGGCGAGGTTAAGATGCATCAATGCTAAGACAGTCTCCACAGCTTCACAAACCGTTGCGTTTGGACTCACTGAAAACG GTTATACCTCCACACCGGGTTATCCTGTAATAGGAtatcaaaacaaaatacaagCATCGGCGGGGTGTCTAAACGACGATCAACTAGGTTATTGCAGTTGGGATCCAAGAATAAACGGAGAATTCTCATATAGTAATGGGTTTACTTTACCCATGAGTAAGGTGAAGAGCTTCATTGTCGACATACAAAAACTAGTTAATGCAAAACCAACGTCCTTTTGTGGTTTAGAGATGTACAATGGCATCTTAATGAGGTATGTCACAGCATCATCGGCACATCTCGGGAACGACGAGGATGGGATAGAGTTCGACATCTCGTACTATCGATCTAGAGAGTATTTGGGACCAAGCATTGATTCGGATATACTTGACGAGATCGAGCAAATGGCGATTTTTAAGTACAATGCTTTGCCACATTGGGGTAAGAATAGAAATGTAGCTTTTGAAGGTGTGATTAATAAATATAAAGATGGTAATAAATTTTTGGACGTAAAGAAGAGGTATGATCCATTAGGGTTATTTTCGAGTGAATGGACCGATCAAATATTGGGTTTAAAATCGGGAGTAGCGACTAAAGAAGTCGGATGTGGTCGTGAAGGGTTATGTGTATGCTCCGATGATAATGATTGTGGATCCGGTTATAGTTGTCAATCTGGTCGTGTCTACACCATGGCTAAGGTTTGTAGAAAGATGATTTCGAATGAGGTTATGGCTGAATAA
- the LOC141620964 gene encoding putative L-gulonolactone oxidase 1: MSSRFWLSVITTYFVLWCQLVFCFVPEDIVKCSNGNSDCIVTNGYGSFPDRSLCRAADIVYPLNQDQLISYVRDATVAQRKIKVVTKYGHSFPKLVCPDGEDGLVISTKNLNKVLNFDVEQQTMTVQSGMVLKQLIDEAAKVGLALPHSPYWAGVTVGGMISTASHGSSLRGLGSAVHDYVVGLTIVSPGGRDDNFVKVRKLGVGDEDLKAAKVSLGVLGVISKVTFKLQPIFKRNLTFTTKSDKDLGDKALTFGHEHEFGDMVWLPSQRQVIYRIDDRVPVTTPGNGVYDFLPFRSIPQPILESVRASEDLYESHGLATLRCINSKTVTAAFLASAFGLTNNGFIFTGYPVIGYQNKMQSAGGCLEHHQLGYCAWDPRIDGEFYYSNGFTLPLSKVKSFIQDIQKLVNIKPNSLCGVEMYYGIIMRYVKKSPAYLGKDEDGIDFDITYYRSREHLSPRLYDDILSEIEQMAIFKYNGLPHWGKNRNVAFQGVINKYKDGNKFLDVKAKYDPLGLFSSEWTDQILGLKGGVTIKEVGCGREGLCICNNDTDCGPGYSCETGRVYTIAKVCRKNKIWNEVSAEENLSSE, translated from the exons ATGTCGTCTCGGTTTTGGCTAAGTGTCATAACTACATATTTTGTATTATGGTGCCAACTAGTCTTTTGTTTCGTACCGGAAGATATTGTTAAATGTTCTAATGGAAATTCTGATTGTATCGTCACCAATGGCTATGGCTCATTCCCTGACCGGAGTTTGTGTCGGGCCGCCGACATTGTGTACCCTCTTAATCAAGATCAACTCATTTCTTACGTTAGGGATGCAACTGTGGCACAGAGAAAGATCAAG GTGGTAACTAAATACGGTCATAGCTTTCCCAAATTGGTATGCCCGGATGGTGAAGATGGGCTAGTAATAAGCACAAAAAATCTCAACAAAGTACTCAACTTCGACGTGGAACAACAAACAATGACGGTACAAAGCGGGATGGTACTAAAACAATTAATAGATGAGGCCGCAAAAGTGGGCCTAGCCCTACCTCACTCCCCTTATTGGGCCGGTGTTACCGTTGGTGGCATGATCTCAACAGCGTCCCATGGCAGCTCTTTACGCGGTCTTGGTAGTGCCGTGCATGATTATGTTGTTGGCCTTACAATTGTTAGCCCCGGTGGTCGCGACGATAATTTTGTTAAGGTTAGGAAGCTTGGTGTTGGTGATGAAGATCTTAAGGCTGCTAAGGTCTCCCTTGGTGTTCTTGGTGTCATTTCTAAG GTGACGTTCAAATTACAACCAATATTCAAGAGAAACTTGACATTTACGACCAAAAGTGACAAAGATTTGGGAGATAAAGCGTTGACTTTTGGACATGAACATGAATTTGGAGACATGGTTTGGCTTCCAAGTCAACGCCAGGTTATATATAGAATTGATGATAGGGTTCCTGTTACTACTCCGGGTAACGGTGTATATGACTTTCTCCCATTTCGCTCTATTCCTCAACCTATCTTAGAGTCTGTTAGAGCTTCAG AGGATTTATATGAGTCACATGGGTTGGCGACGTTAAGATGCATCAATTCGAAGACGGTCACAGCAGCATTCCTTGCCTCTGCGTTTGGACTCACAAATAATG GTTTTATATTCACGGGTTATCCAGTTATAGGATACCAAAATAAGATGCAATCGGCGGGAGGATGTCTTGAACATCATCAACTAGGTTATTGCGCGTGGGACCCACGAATAGACGGAGAATTTTACTATAGTAATGGGTTTACTTTACCCTTAAGCAAGGTTAAAAGCTTCATTCAAGACATACAAAAACTAGTTAATATAAAACCAAACTCCTTATGTGGTGTAGAGATGTACTATGGCATCATTATGAGGTACGTCAAGAAATCACCGGCTTATCTCGGAAAGGACGAGGACGGGATAGATTTCGACATCACGTATTATCGATCTAGAGAGCATTTGAGCCCGAGGCTATACGATGATATACTTAGTGAAATCGAGCAAATGGCGATTTTTAAGTACAATGGGTTGCCACATTGGGGTAAGAATAGAAATGTAGCATTTCAAGGTGTGATTAATAAGTATAAAGATGGGAATAAATTTTTGGACGTAAAGGCGAAATATGATCCATTAGGGTTATTTTCGAGTGAATGGACCGATCAAATATTGGGTTTAAAAGGAGGAGTAACGATTAAAGAAGTCGGATGTGGTCGTGAAGGGTTGTGTATATGCAACAATGATACTGATTGTGGCCCGGGTTATAGTTGTGAAACCGGTCGCGTCTACACCATTGCTAAGGTTTGTAGAAAGAATAAGATTTGGAATGAGGTCAGTGCTGAGGAAAATTTATCATCGGAATAA